A single genomic interval of bacterium harbors:
- a CDS encoding metal ABC transporter permease, with protein MVKKLLLVATATSLACSSVGFFLVLRGTVLVADAISHALVPGIVVAYLLTGSMHPVALLIGALVSGIGTVLFTELLSSFVDERKEVALALTFPLFFSVGVLLVNLYTSSLHLDIDMVLLGEILFASMHKLSIFGVDVGPQHFWVMLCIFLVNVLVSTVLFKPLQYLLFDKDSMLLPRHISRLLFLFLTFATGWTIMATLEVVGSLVTVCLMTVPAASVLLFSGSMKSAYLLTHALAGLVAVAGVLTGLWFDCSIAGSMALWAGLFFGGAYVASRGY; from the coding sequence ATGGTAAAAAAGCTTCTTCTTGTTGCAACTGCAACGTCGCTTGCCTGTAGCTCAGTCGGATTTTTTCTGGTTTTGCGAGGCACTGTGCTTGTTGCTGACGCGATTTCACATGCGCTCGTGCCGGGCATTGTTGTGGCGTATCTGTTGACCGGCTCAATGCATCCTGTTGCCCTGTTGATCGGTGCACTTGTATCTGGCATTGGCACTGTTTTGTTTACAGAGTTGTTGAGCTCTTTTGTTGATGAGCGCAAAGAGGTGGCGCTTGCGTTGACCTTTCCACTGTTTTTTTCAGTCGGCGTGCTGCTCGTGAATCTGTACACATCATCCTTGCACCTTGATATTGATATGGTACTTCTGGGAGAGATCCTGTTTGCAAGCATGCACAAACTGTCTATTTTTGGAGTTGACGTCGGACCGCAGCATTTTTGGGTGATGTTGTGTATTTTTTTGGTCAACGTTTTGGTAAGTACGGTTTTGTTCAAACCGTTGCAGTACCTGTTATTCGACAAAGACAGCATGTTGCTTCCTCGTCATATATCGCGATTGCTGTTTCTGTTTCTTACGTTTGCGACCGGTTGGACGATCATGGCAACGTTGGAGGTGGTCGGTTCTCTGGTCACCGTCTGCCTCATGACTGTTCCTGCAGCATCGGTCCTGCTGTTTTCAGGTTCAATGAAGTCCGCGTACCTTTTGACCCATGCTTTGGCAGGTTTAGTTGCCGTGGCCGGTGTGTTGACCGGTTTGTGGTTCGACTGTTCAATTGCCGGATCCATGGCGTTGTGGGCAGGCCTTTTTTTTGGAGGAGCGTATGTTGCAAGCAGGGGTTATTGA
- a CDS encoding metal ABC transporter permease: protein MMLAWPVYVGMSFFAVFAAFFGVYVVLRRMSLMTDVLSHATLPGVVLGFCLFQGSYLCMLVGGMLSGFLGVLLTGFLERHSFLKMDAILGVILSIFFGFGLFLYSFLQRYAGADQAMIMRFLLGNPVLLTRQDCIYIVGLGIIVFFVCATFYKPLQLIAFDRLYAACLGYNIVFYDFLLLFFLLAIISLGLPLVGVMLTSSLMVAPAMVGLQFCSRIRAVQIVAMLVAFFGSGLGLLLSASFKQIPAGPLISIFVISAALFSIAYCSFKSMYHSKKG, encoded by the coding sequence ATGATGCTTGCATGGCCAGTGTACGTAGGTATGAGTTTTTTTGCCGTGTTTGCAGCCTTTTTTGGGGTTTATGTTGTCCTGCGTCGAATGAGCTTGATGACTGATGTACTGTCGCATGCGACCTTGCCGGGCGTGGTGCTCGGCTTTTGTCTTTTTCAAGGCAGTTATCTGTGTATGCTTGTGGGTGGTATGCTTTCCGGTTTTCTGGGTGTTCTTTTGACCGGTTTTTTGGAACGACATAGCTTTTTAAAGATGGATGCGATTTTAGGTGTTATTCTTTCAATTTTTTTTGGATTTGGGCTATTTTTATATTCCTTTTTGCAGCGTTATGCGGGTGCAGATCAGGCGATGATTATGCGATTTTTGCTTGGCAATCCGGTGCTTTTGACGCGTCAGGACTGTATCTATATTGTTGGTTTGGGAATTATAGTATTTTTTGTGTGTGCGACTTTTTATAAACCTTTGCAGTTAATCGCTTTTGATCGACTGTACGCGGCTTGTCTTGGTTACAATATTGTTTTTTATGATTTTCTGCTTCTGTTTTTCTTGCTTGCGATTATCTCATTGGGGCTGCCGCTGGTTGGTGTGATGTTGACAAGCAGTTTAATGGTTGCTCCCGCAATGGTTGGGTTGCAGTTTTGTTCCAGGATCCGTGCAGTGCAGATTGTTGCAATGTTGGTTGCATTCTTTGGCAGTGGGCTTGGCCTATTGCTGAGTGCGTCTTTCAAACAGATACCTGCAGGGCCGTTGATCTCTATCTTTGTCATCAGTGCAGCTCTGTTTTCGATTGCGTATTGTTCTTTTAAGTCCATGTACCACAGCAAAAAGGGTTAA